From Bosea sp. NBC_00550, the proteins below share one genomic window:
- the yajC gene encoding preprotein translocase subunit YajC — protein MLIQLVPFLLIFVIMWFLIIRPQQRRAKTHQEMIKNVRRGDTIVTSGGLIAKVSKVVDDGELEAEIADGVRVRIVRSMIQDVRSKSEPVKS, from the coding sequence ATGCTGATCCAGCTCGTGCCGTTCCTCCTCATCTTCGTCATCATGTGGTTCCTGATCATCCGGCCGCAGCAGCGCCGGGCCAAGACCCATCAGGAGATGATCAAGAACGTGCGCCGCGGCGACACGATCGTGACCTCCGGCGGCTTGATCGCGAAAGTGTCGAAGGTGGTCGACGACGGCGAACTCGAAGCCGAGATCGCCGATGGCGTGCGCGTGCGCATCGTCCGGAGCATGATCCAGGACGTCCGCTCCAAGAGCGAGCCGGTCAAGAGCTGA